TTAATGGACACATGGATTATTTCTATGTGGGTAATCATGTAGGTAATGTTGGACTAACAGATATTTACGGAGGATTAAATTATGGTAAAGATCAGTGGTCTTTTGCTTCGGCTATTCATGTATTTTCTGCTTCGGCAGATTTGTATAATGGCATTGGCGAAAAACAGGATAATTATTTAGGTACCGAAATAGATTTATCGGTTGGATACAAATACTCAAAAAGTGTATTGCTTAAAGCTGGTTACTCGCATATGTTTGCTAACGATTCTATGGAAGCATTAAAAGGAGGCGATAGCGACGAGACTCAAAACTGGGGATGGGTAATGCTTGTATTTAAACCTAACTTCTTAAAAAAATAAGCAAACCCCACACATCTAAACTTTCGCTAATGAGAAAACTATTCAAATTATTAACACCACCTCCTAAATGGAAATTTCCGGTTTATGTAGCTCTTGGGATTTTCTTTGGATTGGGTTTTTACGTGCTTTATTTATCTAAAGCAGCGTCTTACCTTTCCGATGCTCCTGAAACCTGTGTAAATTGCCATGTTATGGCTCCTCAGTATGCTACCTGGGGGCATAGTTCGCATCGCGAAGTTGCGACATGTAACGATTGCCATGTTCCGCACAATAACGTCTTCAATAAATATTATTTTAAGGCTAAAGACGGATTGCGTCATGCCAGTATGTTTGCGTTAAGAATGGAGCCTGAGGTAATCTTCATTCTAGAGGAAGGCAAAGAGGTAGTTCATAATAACTGCGTCCGTTGCCATAGTCAGCAATTAACAGACCCAAAACTGGCATCAAGAGTGCCAAATCATGCTCATAGTACTCAGGATAGAGTATGCTGGGAGTGCCATAGAGAAGTTCCTCATGGTAGAGTTAACAGTTTATCGAGCGTTCCAAACGCAAGAGTTCCTCTTCCCGAAAGTCCTGTACCAGAGTGGCTGCAAGAATACATGAAAGAATCTAAAGTAGAAAACGAATAAAACTTAAACTAAATATACTATGAAACCAATACAAGAATCTATAGGCAAAAAACCAATGTTGGGGTGGGCTATCTTCCTTATTACCTTGGTGGTTGTTTTTCTGCTTGGCTTGTTAGCTTCATCGATTATGGAGCGCCGCGCAGAGTCGGTATACGCATACACTCCGGAGGTAAAATATGACCAATGGGAGCCGCGTAACGAAGTTTGGGGAGAAAATTTCCCAAGAGAATTTCAATCTTATTATCAAACTGCTGATACTTCTTTTTATAGCAGGTATAATGGTGGTGGAATGATTGATATGTTAGAGGTTGATCCTCGTTTGGTTGTACTTTGGGCTGGTTATGGTTTTTCCAAAGATTACAATCAGGGACGTGGGCACTACTATGCAATAGAAGATTTAAGAAATACATTAAGAACCGGAGCTCCAACAAATGACAATGACGGACCAATGCCATCAACTTGTTGGACATGTAAAGGTCCTGATGTACCTCGTTTGATGAATGAAATTGGAGTAGGTGAGTACTACAAAGGTAAATGGGCAGGAAAAGGTCACGAAGTTGTGAATCCTATTGGATGTGCCGATTGTCACGATGCTGAAACTATGAATTTGCGAATTTCTCGACCGGCTTTAATCGAAGCCTTCGAACGTCAGGGAAAAGATATTAATAAAGCAACTCATCAGGAAATGCGTTCATTGGTATGTGCTCAATGTCATGTTGAGTATTACTTCAACAAAAAAACTGTTAAAGGTGCTAATTACTTAACTTTCCCATGGGATAAAGGTATGGACGTTGAGGCAATGGAAGAGTACTACGATGAAATGGAGTTTAAAGATTGGACTCATAAATTAAGTAAAGCTCCTATGTTGAAAGCTCAGCATCCTGGTTACGAGGTTTATATGAAAGGTATTCATGCCGATCGTGGTGTTTCTTGTGCCGATTGCCATATGCCATACAAATCGGAAGGTGGACAGAAATTTACCGATCACCATATTCAATCGCCTTTAAATAATGTGGCTAACTCTTGTCAGGTTTGTCACCGTGAGGAAACTGAGAAGTTAATTAAGAACGTTTATACTCGTCAGGATCAGATTATTGAAAACCGAGATAAGCTGGAAGAACTTATTGTTCGTGCTCATGTTGAGGCTGCAAAAGCTTGGGAATTAGGTGCTAATGAAGAAGAGATGAAGTCGGTATTAATGGCAATTCGTCATGCTCAATGGCGTTGGGATTATGCAGCTGCTTCTCATGGTGGATCATTCCATGCTCCAACCGAAATTGGACGAGTTATTTCAACAGGTTTGGTACGTGCGCAGGATGCAAGACTTGAGTTAGCAAGAATTTTTGCGAAATATGGTTTTAACGAAGAACTTCCTTATCCGGATATTGCAACCAAAGAAAAAGCTCAAAAATTTATTGGTCTTGATGTTGAGAAATTGAAGAAAGAAAAAGAAGAGTTTAAGAAAAATATTCTTCCAAAGTGGGATAAGAAAGCCAAAGAACGTGAAGCTACTTATCAGGTAAAAATGTAAAAGAGTTCAAATTATAGGTTCAGATGTGCCGTCCAATTTTGGGCGGCATATTTTTTAAAAGCAAAGATTATTTCAATCATTAAAGAATCTTAATAAATTTATATGAAATAAGAAAAAGTGTTACGATCTTAACAGGAAATCTTAAAAAGAAAAATTTGTAACATGCTGGGTAATTTCACGATTTGACTCATAAAAGAGGAAACTATTGAACTCCATGCCCATTTTCATATATCTTTCAAAAATAATTTATACTTAAATGAATAAAAACACTAAATCGCTTTGGCAAACACCTTGGGGATATGCCGAAGCTTTTCTTATCGCTTTTGGCTTATTGTTTATTGGATTTCTTTTAGAGTTAACGATTCAATTATCAACGGTAGTTCAAATTCGATATCCAGTAAATTTGATTTTTGGACTTGGCTATTTAATATGTCTGCTAGCTTTTTATTTTACAATCAGAAAGAAAAAAATATTTCTTTTTTTATCTGGAATTCCGGCATCAGTTGCTGCAATGTCTGTGCTTACATTTTTGGTTATAATAATGGGGATTACCCCACAGACATCAATGCATGATGAAAATTTTATTACAAAATTAAGCTTAAATAAGTTAACTACATCCTGGCCTTTTTTGTTGGTAAATTTTTATTTGTTACTGGTATTAGCCCTTGTAATTTTGCGTAAAAGTTTTCCATTTAAATTAAAAAACTGGGGTTTAATTTGTAGTCATTTAGGATTATGGATT
This genomic interval from uncultured Marinifilum sp. contains the following:
- the nrfH gene encoding cytochrome c nitrite reductase small subunit, producing the protein MRKLFKLLTPPPKWKFPVYVALGIFFGLGFYVLYLSKAASYLSDAPETCVNCHVMAPQYATWGHSSHREVATCNDCHVPHNNVFNKYYFKAKDGLRHASMFALRMEPEVIFILEEGKEVVHNNCVRCHSQQLTDPKLASRVPNHAHSTQDRVCWECHREVPHGRVNSLSSVPNARVPLPESPVPEWLQEYMKESKVENE
- the nrfA gene encoding ammonia-forming cytochrome c nitrite reductase, which gives rise to MKPIQESIGKKPMLGWAIFLITLVVVFLLGLLASSIMERRAESVYAYTPEVKYDQWEPRNEVWGENFPREFQSYYQTADTSFYSRYNGGGMIDMLEVDPRLVVLWAGYGFSKDYNQGRGHYYAIEDLRNTLRTGAPTNDNDGPMPSTCWTCKGPDVPRLMNEIGVGEYYKGKWAGKGHEVVNPIGCADCHDAETMNLRISRPALIEAFERQGKDINKATHQEMRSLVCAQCHVEYYFNKKTVKGANYLTFPWDKGMDVEAMEEYYDEMEFKDWTHKLSKAPMLKAQHPGYEVYMKGIHADRGVSCADCHMPYKSEGGQKFTDHHIQSPLNNVANSCQVCHREETEKLIKNVYTRQDQIIENRDKLEELIVRAHVEAAKAWELGANEEEMKSVLMAIRHAQWRWDYAAASHGGSFHAPTEIGRVISTGLVRAQDARLELARIFAKYGFNEELPYPDIATKEKAQKFIGLDVEKLKKEKEEFKKNILPKWDKKAKEREATYQVKM